In the genome of Oncorhynchus nerka isolate Pitt River linkage group LG27, Oner_Uvic_2.0, whole genome shotgun sequence, the window attgcaaaacagtgtgttttaataaattatttgttggcgtgaatatatttagtatagttttatcaaaaataataacttttttattgtttcattattattattattacttttattcactgaggaggatggtcctcccattcctccactgatgagcctccactggtgtaaatgctttctgaaggcactgtaggtattacagactgggtcagggagaggtttaaaatgtcagtgaagacacttaccaGCTGGTTAGCGCATGCACTGAGTATGTGTCCTGGTAAACTGTCTAAATGTTTAAAGAATAAACTGACATGGAAATGTACAAAATCAAAGGACTTAATTGAAAGACTTTGACTGTATAAAAATGCAGGTTGACAGGACAGCTACTCGGCCCCTTGCTGCAGCGAAAATATCTCAGATGCAGGCCCTTTTCTTCTTGGGAGGTCAGCGTTCTCTGGTACTGGAGGCCCTACTTTGCCTCAATTATTACATGTACATTCCCCGTTGAAACTGAAGAACATATTAGAAAGCTGTGAAAGACTTCTCTAGATATAAATTTAGGCTAGATTGTGAAAGTGCACATTGTAATCGTGACCGGAGTGTTGTCTTGTCTTAGAGTAGAACACAGCAAATTAAAACCAGTTATGTGATTTTCCTGTTCACAGCATAGCCCTTGGAGCTGCTTCCCTATCTCAGGTAGTCACACATACACTAATGAAGAGCATCACCTACTGGCCACAACTTGTATTGGGTCTGTCTTTGAAAACATTAATCTGCATTGCTTCAATTGTCACAAATACTAGCATCCCCTTTGCTATAGAGAGTAAAATAAATGAGTATCCTTGCCTTGTGCGAGCCAGAACCGCTCACAGGAGCAGGGGCCCATTTATAAGTACACCCTCTGGACAGGACACTCATCTATCCCAGGGCCTCACCCCCAATCTATTCTCTTAATGCTGAGATGAACTCCCATTTTtacagtctttggtatgactcAGTCAGGGATCAAACTCAcaaccttccaatctcagggtggacactaaccacaaggccactgagGACTGACTTTCTATTCTACTGTCTTTGGCTCCTGTGACTGGTCAGTGTGCCTACCACTGTATTTCTCAGGAGTGGTGTGGACATCCATTTATGACACCATCTATGCCCATCAGGTATTAGGTGTACACCTGTTCTATGACTGTCATGCTGTGCCTATTTAACATTGCTATTACAAATGTTTGTACTTCCTCAGTTCATGCTGTTCGTTAAAGAATATTCTAGATTGTTCTATGAATGACAACTTTTTATAATGTGTGCATTGCATTCCTTCCTATTGTCGCCGGGACAAAGATGACGATATCAGAGTAGGGGTCAAGTCTATAGCATTGAGGTTCCAGGAGCACACCAACAATTGGCTCAGTGGGCTCATGATGGCCATGATGTTAAGGCTGGTTGTGGCTGGGTTCAACGCAGAACAGACCCTGCCTTACTATGCAACACTGTGGCTATTCACCTCACATTTCAGGTGGGGGTATATTTGATATGTTATGTGCAAACATTTCAGTTTTTGGCCATGGTTATGTTGACATTTTACAAAGAACCCTCAACTGAAATCAATCCACAATACCTGTTAGTGGCAATGCATCCCAACAATTATTTTCATTTTGTGTGACTAATTGTGATGCTTTTCTTTTTAATTGGGTATATTTACACATTGGACATCAACAAGCCAGAGGACTGCTGGAAGAAATTGATTTCAATCAGAAACCTTGGACTACTTTTGTTCTTGGGAATAGTCTGTGGAAAGAAAGAAGATACACTTTATTTCCAAGAGTTTGATACcgctccattcactccattccagccattattatgagccgtcctcccctaaCCAGTTTCCTGTGAGTAATACAAAATAATGGGTGGTGTAAGTCTTTACTGTATTAGGCGTTGTCTCTCAATAAAGCTCATATTGGGCAACACTTTTTGTGGCTTTAAGATCCCTGGCTTCTAGGAAAATCAAGGTCAAGAACAACATATCAACCCTATAATAATTTTAACACTGATTTTATTTTATAataagcctgaatttaaaatgggatTTTGTGTCacagatctacacacaataccccataatgtcaaaataaAATTGTTGTGAGAatttttttacacatttattaaaaatgaaaagctgggaagtcttgagtcagtaagtattcaacccctttgttatggcaagcctaaataagtacaGGAGGAAACATTTGCTTAATAAGTTACATAATATGTTgctaggacgcactgcaccctcacagcgccccggagacacagcacgcagagccggcgcaggataccctgggccgaaacCGTGTACCGGAGACCAAACACGCTGGGCCGGCACAatacgccctggctggatgcccactctcgcatgacacttgcggggggctggcctataagcgcaccgggctatgagcGCGTACTGGCAACatcgtgcgcttaaccgcataacacggtgcctgaccagtactgcgcttcttccggtaagcacgggaagttggcTCCGGTCTAtcgcctgactccgccaatctccccgtgtgcctctcgtgcctgttgcgctgccttacttcatatcgccgccgctcggttttagctgcctccagctcttcccTGGGGCGctgatattccccagcctgtgtccAGGGTCCCTTACCatccaaaatctcctcccaagtccaggagtccagaaccctctgctcctggttaccaagctgcttggtccggttgtggtgggtggttctgaaatttcggaccaatatgcagtgtggtaagtgttcatcatatTTATTACACTGAACACAGAAATCAAACAAACAAGAGAATAATGGCAAACTGAAAAAGTCCTGTATGGTGAAAACACAAacggaaaataaccacccacaaacaaaagtgggaaaacaggctatgGTATGGTAATCAGacacaacgattgacagctgcctctgattgggaaccataccaggccaaacacatagaaatataaaacaaagaacaaaacatagaatgcccaccccaactcacgccctgacaaacctaaaatagagacataaaaaaaaggaactaaggtcaggacgtgacaccatCCCCCTGAACCCAAGCCCAGCAGCATTATTCAGACTGATCCTCCAGTGGGAGTAATATCTGACCCTCAACACCACAGCACCTTAAATTAAATCTTGAGGAAAAAAGCCAACTTGGCaccttcattcattgaatcagatggctcattcatcaaaaAGCCCACTGATAATGCAAACTACTACaaattactttttcattggcaagggGGGTCTTgaggcaagataagcaaacttatggacgacatgccagcaacaaacgctaaccctacacatccaagtatattggaccaaattatgaaagacaagaattgcacttttgaattccgtaaagtcagtgtggaggaggtgAAACAAttattgtctatcaacaatgacaagccacagggtctgacaatctggatggaaaatgactgaggataatagcagacaatattgccactcctattagccacatcttcaatttaagcctacttgAAAGTGTCCCCTCAGgcttggagggaagctaaagtcattccgctacctaagaatagtaaagccccctttactggctcaaatagctgaccaatcagcctgttatcaACCCTTaataaacttctggaaaaaaatggtgttttaccagatacaatgctatttcacagtaaacaaattgacaacagaatttcagcatgcttatagggaaggacactcaacaagcacatcACTTAcaaaaatgactgatgattggctgagagaaattgatgataaaatgattgtgggggatgtcttgttagacttcagtgcagcttttgacattatcgatcatagtttgctgctggaaaaacgtatgtgttaaggctttacaccccctgctataatgtggataaagagttacttgtctaacagaacgcagagggtgttctttaatggaagcctctcaaatataatccagttagaatcaggaattccccagggtaacGGTTTAGGCCCCTTGCctttttcaatttttactaactgactttgagtaaagccagagtatCTATGTATgtgaatgactcaacactatacacatcagctactacagagactgaaatgactgtaacactcaacaaagagcttaagtttcagagtgggtgg includes:
- the LOC115111179 gene encoding 4-hydroxybenzoate polyprenyltransferase, mitochondrial-like yields the protein MQVDRTATRPLAAAKISQMQALFFLGGQRSLVLEALLCLNYYIIALGAASLSQVVTHTLMKSITYWPQLVLGLTFYSTVFGSCDWSVCLPLYFSGVVWTSIYDTIYAHQVLDDDIRVGVKSIALRFQEHTNNWLSGLMMAMMLRLVVAGFNAEQTLPYYATLWLFTSHFSGYIYTLDINKPEDCWKKLISIRNLGLLLFLGIVCGKKEDTLYFQEFDTAPFTPFQPLL